The Trichoderma asperellum chromosome 6, complete sequence region ttacaaactatatactccgtatacCTAACCTGTATATCAGTAATagatttacttttatttaatctatagaggttatattaaaattatatcaGTAGAAACAGGTATACACTtagcttgctttatttaaaaattaatttaataataaacaaTATCCAGGAATTATCTCTGAAGGCAGACTTTCCCTCGACGTTATATTTCGTTGGCTAATTTTTGCTGCCTACCTCAGTCTATATAATCACCCCGATCTGTACAATACTAATCATAAGCTACAATCGAAACCAATTATAGCTGATGAACTCGAGCATTGAGATAATCTTTTGCCACCGACAGCTGCGCCTTGTAATCGGCACACATATTCGCTTAGTTTTGCAACGAGAGGAACGAGCGGCAGTTGATTCTTCGGTCGGCCTCGCTTACGCCCACAGGCCTTGATATGCTTCAATATTAAGCCAACTGAATCTTGGTTGCTGCTTTCTACTTGGTATCCACACGAGCAGAGAAACGGCGCGATGGGGTCGCAGGGCTTTTTACGTTCGAGATGGCTGCGAAAATTGTCCTTGCGACCGAACGATAGCTCGCAGCAACATTGAAATGCTGACAACCGATGGGCATTGGCGGTTTCTATATGCCGCCGAAGGGTCTTCTCGAGCTTAAAATCTGCGTTACAATCTGGGCAGTAGTACCGCATACCTTGGTTGTGCAATAAACCGGTGTTATCCACTGCATTGTTGATGTGATTCCTGCGTGAATTGGGGCCGGATTGGTCGCGTAAAAACGGCGCGGGACTCAAGTTCGACGTAGTTGTAGGAGTTTTTGGTCGTGGAGTGTCCGCCGCAAACGATGGTGTCCCATTGTTTGGAATAGATTTGGGAGTGGGTGAACCGTGAAAAACGAGAGCTGGTAGCACTGGCGTTAACCCAAAATCGTCATTCACAAGGATAGAGGTGCCATAGTGCAGAGAAGGAAATGACTACTCACGCAGATTGCTCTCTGGGTTGCATTCTTCAACATTTTCACCATAGTCGCCCTCGTCATCCAACGCAATATCCAGTGAACATTCTTCAACTCTGGATCTATAAGGCCTATTTTTATCCTTCCATAAAACATCTAATAAGTATTTGGCTTGGTTCTCTTCGCTAGAACTATTCTATATGGAGAAACAAGATTATCAGTATGAACGTGGTATGAGTGGTTAGTCAAGCGTCACAAACGATGGAAGCCCTACCATTGTCGATACCAGTCAAGGACTAGTAGTGCCTACTAGGACTCAAAGCTGCTTCAATTGAAATGGGAATACACCATCCGAACTCAACCACACGATCCTCATCAGAGTAGAGGATACTTATGCGTATCTATGAGTACAAATATAGGCATATCTGAACCAACCATTTCCACATCTAGATAGGATTGTCTGGGGTATATATACCATCAAAGACCGTTTTACAAGGGTTGGCATTTGACAATAAGGACGAAATCCGAGTATCAAAGAGACATCAAAAGGCTACACTACGCCAAGAGGTTAGCGGCAAGACGAGCAGCGAAAGGAAGGGTTAGGACGGCCTGTACTGGAGTGATACACACTGTATGAGAAAGGTCAGCAAAGGGGTATCTTCCGCTTTTCATTCTTCTATGGTTTCATCCTTCAAGGGCCAGACCTTCACATGTTTTGGACAGCATCGAACACTACATAACCTAtctatacatacatgtatttatacagtatacatgtatgtagtgCACAGACCATCATCAAGTTCCAGGAGATTCTAGGCACAGGGTGCAGATGGGCGCAGATGGACACAGATGGGCACAGATGGGCACATCGCCGCCAGGGTCTGCGAGCAAGAATAGTATTGAGTGGATACAAGTAATAGTGGCATCCCTACAATGTACATACCTGCGCTACTGCATGCACGTGCTGTCCGACAATTGTTTTTCCAAATCAGGGCAAGCCTCATGCACGTACTGTCCAATAATTGTTTTTCCAAATCAGGGCAAGCCTCGTGCATGTTTTGCTGCATGCTTCGACTTTCGTTTCCTGGTAGGTACATAATAGATATCAACAGAAACCACAGGTTTAATTTTCTGATTGGTGTTCGCATCCATTCATCCCGCTGCTCTCCACAATTATCACAATATACGAATGTGCTTCCCCTTTAATTTCTAGTCACTCCAGGTGAATCGCGTCAATAGCGGCCTAGAGATGAATCAGATGTCAAAGTGTATATCACGGAGACATTTGCTCTGAAACGAGCAGCACATTTGTATCCAGCCTGCAACATACACGTATCTCAAGACAATAGGAGCCTTAGGCTATGAAAGGACGTATTATCGAACCCTTATTGCTCGTTTACTTAGGCTAGCAGTTGTTTCTGTAGTAGAGTTACATTCCTACGTTTTAATACTGAtgccttgttgctgcttgaCGAGCCTCTCTTAAGCTTTTCAGTATGGCAAATATATAGCACAGCCTTTGAGCGGCCATGGCCTTAACCTCTATATTCTGTAGAGAATGTCACGGTAATGTTTGACACCAGGGTGATTCGAACGGAGCATCACATAGCCTATATAGCAATGTTAAAAGAAAGCGTCACATATGCAAACCGCTACTAAGTCAAATACGGCGATGGTAAAACATTGAGCCATTCGGTGGCGGTGGGTTTCCTTTTCTCAAAAGTTTCCGGAATAGCTCGCGCTTCTAGTGTGTCGATTCTTGGATTATTGTTAGACATGTTGATCCAAGTCTGCTACCGTAAAGCGCTTTCATTCGCCTGTCAGAAAGGTGAATTCAGCCCGTCTGGTGGCTATGCATGCGAACTAGCACGGATGAACGCTACGCCCTGTGTGGTTCAACTATCCAATCAAAAAAAATCACCTGTGACATTCTTATTTAGTCATATACGCATGGCACCGAGAGTGCCAAGGGGTTTGAGTGCTAAGAAATGACTTTGATAGCGACTGCTGCCATATATATTTAGCCATAATTCCTTCCAGCACGCTTTTGACAATCCGAGACGCATTCTTCATTCTCTTCTTATCCAGCCCAAAACTTATTGGgcactttttctcttctctctataAACGTTTTTCATTAAGACCCTTCTTTGACGCATTCATTCCATCACTTATATCAGCTCAATAAATAGAGGTTTTGGAGTCTGGAAATGGCTGGACCTTCAGACACCAAAGAGAGGCATGATGAGAGTAAGTAGCGCGTTCCTGAAAGATATATCTATGCTAACTAGTGTAAGTCAAAAGGGAAAACCGAGTTCAAGCCTCAACCAGCCCTCAGATGCAACAGTGGGTATCCCAATCTGGTAAAGATGATCCATGGACACCTCTTCGTCACGTTGCTTCTACCGCTCGGCATGTTGTTTCCGACCCTACGATCGAAGATAAACCCAGAGATACTTTGGAAAGCTGTGCTACCCAAAGATCTACCCAGGGAATCGCAAACATCTAAAGAGATGAGTGCTCAGGCTGGAATCAACTATGGATCCCTCATCAGAATTATCGAAGCTACAGCTGTTCTTTAAGAGACTTTATTCCCATGCATTGAGTCGTTAACAAAAAGTTGGCCAAATATTATCTCATAGTAGTGCTGGTAAAGATATATCCCATTAGCTGATAACTTTTTTTCACCTTTCAAGTATAGAATAAAGTCTAGCCAAgaataagcttattattttctGCGCATAACTCTAATTGCCACCTACCACAAGCTAAGGCACACCGCGGATTATTATAGTTCCAATCAAAAGCGTTTAAAATGTCATATCAGTGTATTATAGCTCCTAGCACCATGAAGCTGTGAAATATTTGGTGAGAGGCACCCCAAATATCGTATATCTCGGGCTTTCGAGACTCCAGAAGATGGGTCTAAGACTACTTAGCAGCGAGCTTCGCCATGGTGGTTGGGAATAAGAGACACTCACAACATAAAAGAATACTCCTGTCAATATTGCGACGCCTTCAAGATAATAGTAGCGGAGACCAGCTTGCTTATCAAGCTGAGCGCATAGAAAGATTGTCGCAGCATGTAGAATAGGCACAAAAGCAGTGAAGCCAGTAGTGACAAAAGTACAGACCCGTAACATCCGCCACTTGAGACTCTGAAATCTGGGACTCACAACCACAATACCAGTCAGTAATCCTAGTGAGCCGATCTGAGGATATGTAGTTAGCATCGAAAAACAATCCAGCATTGGGGTAAGTGCAGCATACCATTGTCCAGTAGAGTTTTTGTAAGTTAGGTTCACAGTAGAAACATATGTAAATGCCGGAAACAAAAGATGCCAGGATCTGGACAACGATATTAGTGTAATCCAACCGCGCCCATAAGATCGTGTATGTCTCAGAATGACACAACAGCATGTTATACATGGACGAGATTCCAAAATATAACAGACGTCAATAAGTATATGTGAAACACCAACTGATCTATCCATGATGCATTAGGATAGTGGGAGCTGAAATATACATGTAGACCATAGTTGCCTATAACAGCGATCACCACGGGCACCAGATGAGTGTAGATGTTGGCTGTTTCATTGTGAACGTATCCTAGACTCTCAAAGCACAGCTTAACGGAACCGGTAATGGGGCGATAGCCAGTACAGATAAAGGCATTGTGGCCATACCAGGGCGGAACTTCCGCGGAGGTCAGCAGGCGCCGTGTCGTCTTGGGTCTTTGCTGATGGTCGTTCTAGTTGTCGCTGTCAGCATCGATGTTTATACCGTCAGC contains the following coding sequences:
- a CDS encoding uncharacterized protein (TransMembrane:5 (o24-42i49-71o77-102i114-132o144-162i)) — protein: MYNMLLCHSETYTILWARLDYTNIVVQILASFVSGIYICFYCEPNLQKLYWTMIGSLGLLTGIVVVSPRFQSLKWRMLRVCTFVTTGFTAFVPILHAATIFLCAQLDKQAGLRYYYLEGVAILTGVFFYVTHLLESRKPEIYDIWGASHQIFHSFMVLGAIIH